The following proteins come from a genomic window of Paenibacillus spongiae:
- a CDS encoding sugar-binding protein — MGKFFGRSRLALLLMMILTLALPPALANGAMVPAAGEPDTSELTVFDLKTFIAAQPTSKLSYDYLKLATALQGVVNRTNTQLYYFYESNSIAKEAGMDIDHFWLDELRKEGGALAARTLVTAASFSAVLDQFASAFNGVVVWDQNVPATANVASTATGAENLLPVRFDETPGSPYDELVVKRQMPVAVNLVGKFTGQGTIPDTDLASTGSAKNDAYLWAKVRYLDSGLTNPTMMAYGLDGVSWSINQSAKDLSAQVISIAMPAKLKVGQEIEVAVTFKNIGKTTWTMAANDRLGSLGTNQFKWGNLNGGFSNDPANQRVFMSANEQIASGQQKTFRFTIIAPNAPGVYKFDADMVRDGVTWYGASIQRTVEVTAEGQSTVPPAEVPVPQEGQQFVYPDLFNSFLPNADYFIANKAFFFDLSPDETTKPIDDRNQPLGTDYNTLIELLRSQNARAGETIFTIGGFVPWWIKYTKHADSQAGLEPVQAEWKYADIISKYNAQKDADAYGLIGLSNASAFKNVPLNETFTQKNDKGNNGKTYDPATKYVAFYMGDYDAGAWTAGALPALWNDPKRGELPLAWPPVMGLSKRIPQLFNYLYETMSPNDYFVAGDNGAGYLNPIMLLEENRPDGLPEFLHVWEQYNTEMYDKFDIDITGFLISGNSGSVPLRVQESYSRFSPNGVGNNGGFEQPVVNGTPFAWVQDLGQEVRDAAVYGEQIAAQLKKNQKFFMFRNILTKPSMVVDAVNYVKEHYPELKFEVVDPYTYFRFYKEAKPWEVKAPITYESQEAKAAIAIDGVAVAGEWDDAAEIIVSPESEDVIKHGTVWGAETDAQDITSKYRIKWDDNNLYLLEERTDDAQQFTETGSKMYLSDATLLFLDLDRGKNGTAFRDGDYSVFLTPSGPDGQPHMFMREGHNGGVQEFPYTDGTIASTVRTDGYTMEVAIPWSSLQIMPFSPADGKTVGMTLLATDNDGPGNWGQIMWLGDGDNQLNWGDMKFVAKPIATPAEGIAKLRELIETGNVGSVLKSNLLQRLEQANKQLGKSNNNAAAAQFNGFRSNLNADGMQSQITPELKAKLLELADQVVELIEAL; from the coding sequence ATGGGGAAATTTTTCGGAAGATCCCGTCTCGCTTTGCTGCTTATGATGATATTGACGCTCGCGCTGCCGCCCGCGCTGGCCAACGGCGCTATGGTGCCCGCTGCCGGCGAGCCCGACACCAGCGAATTGACGGTGTTCGATTTAAAGACGTTCATCGCCGCCCAACCAACATCCAAGTTAAGCTATGACTATCTGAAGCTGGCTACGGCGCTGCAGGGCGTCGTGAACCGTACGAATACGCAATTGTATTATTTCTACGAATCCAATTCGATCGCCAAAGAAGCGGGTATGGATATCGACCATTTCTGGCTGGACGAGCTGCGCAAAGAGGGCGGCGCTTTGGCGGCGCGCACGCTGGTAACGGCTGCATCGTTCTCCGCCGTGCTCGACCAGTTTGCAAGCGCATTCAATGGTGTGGTCGTATGGGATCAGAACGTTCCTGCGACGGCCAACGTCGCTTCGACGGCCACTGGCGCCGAAAATTTGCTGCCGGTACGGTTCGATGAAACGCCGGGCAGCCCGTACGATGAGCTGGTCGTGAAACGGCAAATGCCGGTAGCGGTCAACCTGGTCGGCAAATTTACCGGACAGGGGACGATTCCGGACACGGACCTCGCTTCGACAGGCAGCGCCAAGAATGACGCTTACCTGTGGGCAAAAGTCCGTTATTTGGACAGCGGCCTGACCAACCCGACGATGATGGCTTACGGGCTGGATGGCGTATCCTGGTCGATCAACCAATCGGCCAAAGATTTGAGCGCCCAAGTCATATCGATCGCCATGCCGGCCAAGCTGAAAGTCGGCCAGGAAATCGAAGTGGCGGTCACATTCAAGAACATCGGCAAGACGACTTGGACGATGGCGGCCAATGACCGGCTCGGCTCACTTGGCACGAACCAGTTCAAATGGGGCAACCTGAACGGCGGGTTCTCGAACGATCCGGCCAATCAGCGGGTATTCATGAGCGCGAACGAGCAAATCGCAAGCGGGCAACAGAAGACGTTCCGCTTCACGATCATTGCGCCGAATGCGCCGGGCGTTTACAAGTTCGACGCGGACATGGTGCGCGACGGCGTGACGTGGTACGGCGCCAGCATCCAGCGGACCGTTGAAGTGACGGCCGAAGGCCAGTCGACCGTGCCTCCGGCCGAAGTGCCCGTTCCTCAGGAAGGGCAGCAATTCGTCTACCCCGACCTGTTCAACTCATTCCTGCCGAACGCCGACTATTTTATCGCGAACAAAGCGTTCTTTTTCGACTTGAGCCCGGACGAGACGACGAAGCCGATCGACGACCGCAACCAGCCGCTCGGCACCGATTACAATACGCTGATCGAACTGCTGCGGTCCCAGAACGCCAGAGCTGGCGAAACGATCTTTACGATCGGCGGCTTTGTGCCGTGGTGGATCAAGTATACGAAGCATGCCGATTCGCAAGCGGGGCTGGAGCCGGTGCAAGCGGAATGGAAGTACGCCGACATCATCTCCAAATATAATGCGCAGAAAGACGCGGACGCTTATGGCCTGATCGGCTTGTCCAACGCGTCGGCGTTCAAGAACGTCCCGCTGAATGAGACATTCACGCAGAAGAACGATAAAGGCAACAACGGCAAGACGTACGACCCTGCCACGAAGTATGTCGCCTTCTACATGGGCGACTACGATGCCGGCGCATGGACGGCAGGGGCGCTGCCCGCGCTATGGAACGACCCGAAGCGCGGCGAGCTACCGCTCGCATGGCCGCCGGTTATGGGCCTGTCCAAACGGATTCCGCAATTGTTCAACTACCTTTACGAAACGATGTCGCCGAACGACTATTTCGTAGCCGGCGATAACGGAGCCGGCTACTTGAACCCGATCATGCTGCTCGAAGAGAACCGTCCCGACGGGCTGCCGGAGTTCTTGCATGTCTGGGAGCAGTACAACACCGAGATGTACGATAAATTCGACATCGACATCACCGGGTTCCTGATCAGCGGCAACAGCGGTTCGGTTCCGCTGCGCGTCCAGGAATCGTACAGTCGATTCTCGCCGAACGGCGTCGGCAACAACGGCGGATTCGAGCAGCCGGTCGTGAACGGCACGCCGTTCGCTTGGGTGCAGGATTTGGGACAGGAAGTAAGAGATGCCGCCGTATACGGCGAACAGATCGCCGCGCAGTTGAAGAAGAATCAAAAGTTTTTCATGTTCCGGAACATCCTGACCAAGCCAAGCATGGTCGTCGATGCCGTCAACTACGTGAAAGAGCATTATCCCGAGCTGAAGTTCGAGGTCGTCGACCCGTACACGTACTTCCGCTTCTATAAAGAAGCGAAGCCGTGGGAAGTGAAGGCTCCGATCACCTACGAGTCACAGGAAGCGAAGGCTGCCATCGCTATTGACGGCGTTGCAGTAGCCGGCGAGTGGGATGATGCGGCGGAAATAATCGTAAGCCCCGAGTCCGAGGACGTGATTAAACACGGAACGGTCTGGGGAGCGGAGACGGACGCCCAGGACATCACCTCCAAGTACCGGATCAAATGGGACGACAACAACTTGTACCTGCTGGAGGAACGGACCGACGACGCTCAGCAATTTACGGAAACCGGATCGAAAATGTATTTGTCCGACGCGACGCTGCTCTTCCTCGATCTGGACCGCGGCAAGAACGGCACCGCGTTCCGCGACGGCGACTACTCGGTATTCTTAACACCGAGCGGTCCGGACGGCCAGCCGCACATGTTCATGCGCGAAGGCCATAACGGCGGCGTGCAGGAGTTCCCGTATACGGACGGGACGATTGCATCCACCGTGCGGACGGACGGCTACACGATGGAAGTGGCCATTCCGTGGAGCAGCCTGCAGATCATGCCGTTCTCGCCAGCCGACGGCAAGACGGTCGGGATGACGCTGCTGGCGACCGACAATGACGGCCCGGGCAACTGGGGTCAGATTATGTGGCTTGGGGACGGCGACAACCAGCTGAACTGGGGCGATATGAAGTTCGTCGCCAAACCGATCGCGACCCCGGCCGAAGGCATTGCCAAACTTCGCGAGCTCATCGAAACCGGCAACGTAGGTTCGGTGCTCAAGTCGAATTTGCTCCAACGGTTGGAGCAAGCCAACAAGCAGCTCGGCAAAAGCAACAATAACGCTGCCGCCGCACAGTTCAACGGGTTCCGCAGCAATTTGAACGCGGACGGCATGCAATCGCAGATCACGCCGGAGCTGAAGGCGAAGCTGCTGGAGCTGGCCGATCAAGTGGTGGAACTGATAGAAGCGCTATAA
- a CDS encoding demethylmenaquinone methyltransferase — MSDQTKMERVHHVFEKISNQYDSMNSIITFKRHIAWRQDVMKRMNVKEGSNALDVCTGTGDWAIALADAIGTHGEVIGLDFSKNMLKIAQDKQEQKALKQLAFIQGNAMELPFEDHSFDYVTIGFGLRNVPEYLTVLREMYRVTKPGGKVVCLETSQPTLIGYRQLSLFYVRFIMPLLGKFIAKSYDEYSWLQESARNFPNKNVLKQMFLEAGFSKVDVKSYSGGVAAMHMAIK, encoded by the coding sequence ATGTCTGATCAAACAAAGATGGAAAGGGTTCATCATGTATTTGAAAAGATATCGAATCAATACGACTCGATGAATTCTATCATCACTTTTAAGAGACATATCGCATGGCGTCAAGATGTCATGAAACGGATGAATGTTAAAGAAGGAAGTAACGCTCTTGATGTGTGCACTGGAACCGGGGATTGGGCGATTGCTTTAGCAGATGCTATTGGAACGCACGGAGAAGTAATTGGATTAGATTTTAGCAAAAACATGCTCAAAATTGCACAAGATAAGCAAGAGCAAAAAGCTTTAAAGCAGCTTGCATTTATCCAAGGAAATGCCATGGAACTCCCTTTTGAAGATCATTCATTTGATTATGTAACCATTGGTTTTGGTTTAAGAAATGTACCGGAATATTTAACCGTTTTACGGGAAATGTATCGAGTAACAAAACCAGGCGGAAAAGTAGTTTGTTTAGAAACATCCCAACCAACATTAATTGGTTATAGACAACTTTCCCTTTTTTATGTTCGCTTTATCATGCCATTGCTTGGAAAATTTATTGCCAAAAGTTATGATGAATATTCATGGTTACAAGAATCAGCTCGTAATTTCCCAAATAAAAATGTACTTAAACAAATGTTTTTAGAAGCGGGATTTTCCAAAGTAGATGTAAAAAGCTATAGTGGCGGCGTCGCCGCAATGCATATGGCTATAAAATAG
- a CDS encoding ABC transporter permease, translated as MKMKTPPSANAESVKRISFFQKLGSQYQLVLMSVPFVLLLILFSYVPLWGWIMAFQKFLPGKGIMGSEFVGFDNFILLFQDEQFFRVLRNTLVMSFMSMAAGFVGAIALALLLNEVRSAFFKRTIQTVTYIPHFVSMVVIANIVLTFLSPDGGFINQVLLKIGIIHEPIYFMGKGEWFWAIHTLVGLWKELGWSTIIYLAVMASLNPEMYEAADVDGAGRFQKMWHISIPGIMPTAIILLILSVGSLINTGYESQFLLGNPLVIDYSEVLDLYALNLSFGSGQYSVGVALGIFKSLISLILVFTVNGFAKKAGQARIM; from the coding sequence ATGAAAATGAAAACGCCGCCATCCGCCAATGCGGAATCGGTCAAACGAATTTCCTTCTTCCAAAAGCTCGGTTCGCAATACCAGCTTGTTCTCATGTCCGTGCCGTTTGTGCTGCTGCTTATTTTGTTCAGCTATGTTCCGCTGTGGGGCTGGATCATGGCGTTTCAGAAATTTTTGCCCGGGAAGGGCATCATGGGCAGCGAATTCGTCGGCTTCGATAATTTTATCTTATTGTTCCAAGACGAACAATTTTTCCGCGTGCTCCGCAATACGCTTGTCATGAGCTTCATGAGCATGGCGGCCGGTTTTGTTGGGGCGATTGCGCTTGCGCTCTTGCTCAATGAAGTTCGCAGCGCCTTCTTCAAACGGACGATTCAGACGGTCACCTACATTCCTCACTTCGTATCGATGGTCGTCATCGCCAATATCGTGCTTACGTTTCTCTCGCCGGATGGCGGCTTCATCAATCAGGTGCTTCTGAAAATTGGCATCATTCACGAACCGATCTATTTCATGGGCAAGGGGGAATGGTTCTGGGCCATTCATACGCTGGTCGGCCTCTGGAAGGAGCTCGGCTGGAGCACGATTATTTATTTGGCCGTCATGGCAAGCTTAAATCCGGAAATGTATGAAGCGGCGGACGTCGATGGAGCGGGACGATTCCAGAAAATGTGGCATATCTCCATCCCGGGCATCATGCCTACGGCGATTATTCTGCTGATCTTGTCGGTCGGCTCGCTGATCAATACGGGGTACGAGTCCCAGTTCTTGCTGGGCAATCCGCTGGTCATCGATTATTCCGAAGTGCTCGACCTGTACGCGCTTAATTTGTCGTTCGGCTCCGGTCAATATTCGGTCGGCGTAGCG